One Rhinoraja longicauda isolate Sanriku21f chromosome 19, sRhiLon1.1, whole genome shotgun sequence genomic window, caaccacaagtcttcACCCATTCTGTCGAACTCCCGATCATTcaatctctgcttccttccatggtccaagccacccctccctctctctcaccctccactccaaGAAACAGGgtcaggtcatctggcccctcacgTCTGcctccattcactatgatcatggcaatTCCACCCCACacatctacctcctctttaacaacatcAAAATACTGCTCACCTCAATCTCCTCTTGCTCCGAACTGCCTTAATATCTGAATAATCCActtcattcctccatccccaccgcaatctcgcaatcctcctcactctctgcactcgtcctccccgtccaccctcccccacctcaggaaattcccctctccatccacgGATAAAAACTGcaggggagatgtctgttgtccacccgatgtggttgttgTGAAACCgcgggcaaggtttcagttgtccgcccgcctgtgcccgaggccgagcggcctctcccccggtcccggggccgcgctgcccgagcccccccccgacccccggggactctctgattctctgcttctccccccagtctccgtcaccctggatgtggaaacagcggctccgtggctcgaggtgtctgaggatcggaagagggtgagacggaccgggacccagaggagtctccctgacaccggcaaGAGGTTTACAAACTtgctgtgtgtgctgggatcggagggattcacatcggggagacattactgggaggtggaggtggcggggagtcagtggtggagtctgggagtcgccgcagagtctgtggagaggaagggactgGTCACACCGATCCcgaagactggagtctggagcatcaggcggtggCTGGGTGACGAGTttgttgcattcacctcccctccatcccgtctccccgcccgtcccatccccgggagggtgggagtttatctcagttacgagtccgggacagtttcgttttacgacgcggacaccaagtcccatctccacaccttcactgggaataaattcacgggg contains:
- the LOC144602518 gene encoding E3 ubiquitin-protein ligase TRIM39-like, whose amino-acid sequence is MRAAAQRRARTRTSPSRHDAAGRGRQLKNVVEDQVESSFESLTEKKSDIEYMEQRQEESISGVQEVAGRKTRFSDEAKPMLVVDDALPIETFDRTFFYNMALRETSDIIKRVSVTLDVETAAPWLEVSEDRKRVRRTGTQRSLPDTGKRFTNLLCVLGSEGFTSGRHYWEVEVAGSQWWSLGVAAESVERKGLVTPIPKTGVWSIRRWLGDEFVAFTSPPSRLPARPIPGRVGVYLSYESGTVSFYDADTKSHLHTFTGNKFTGKLYPFFETWDENWLRICSGSAPGV